One genomic region from Argentina anserina chromosome 2, drPotAnse1.1, whole genome shotgun sequence encodes:
- the LOC126783038 gene encoding alanine--glyoxylate aminotransferase 2 homolog 1, mitochondrial-like — protein sequence MVLQRLLLKKAFGEAKLKSLSCFFSTAPPSLPAFDYEPKPYNGPRADEVFQKRKQFLGPSLFHFYQKPLNIVEGKMQYLYDENGRRYLDAFAGIVTVSAGHCHPDVLNAIFEQSKLLQHATTIYLHHAIADFAEALASKMPGNLKVVYFVNSGSEANELAMLMARLYTGNLEMISLRNGYHGGSSSTMSLTALNTWKYPIPQGEIHHVVNPDPYRGIFGSDAESYAKDVQDHIDYGSSGKVAGFISETIQGVGGAVELAPRYLKLVYEIVRKAGGVCIADEVQTGFGRTGSHYWGFETQGVIPDIVTMAKGIGNGLPLGAVVTTPEIASVLAQKTQFNTYGGNPVCSAGGLAVIRVIDKEKRQVHSADVGSHLLARLRYLQQRYEIIGDVRGRGLMVGVELVTDRNEKTPAKAETAVLFEKLRELGVLVGKGGLHGNVFRIKPPLCFTKDDADFLVDALDFSMSNL from the exons ATGGTATTGCAGAGGCTGCTCTTGAAAAAGGCCTTTGGAGAAGCTAAGCTCAAGTCTCTGTCTTGCTTCTTCTCTACAGCACCACCTTCATTGCCGGCTTTTGATTATGAGCCAAAGCCTTACAATGGTCCACGCGCAGATGAAGTCTTCCAGAAGCGAAAGCAGTTTCTGGGTCCTTCTCTTTTTCACTTTTATCAGAAGCCG CTAAATATTGTTGAAGGGAAGATGCAATATTTGTATGATGAGAATGGCAGGCGTTACCTTGATGCATTTGCTGGGATAGTGACAGTTTCTGCTGGACATTGCCATCCAGATGTTTTAAATGCAATCTTTGAACAGAGCAAGCTTCTGCAGCATGCCACTACTATATACTTGCACCATGCAATAGCTGATTTTGCAGAGGCATTGGCTTCGAAAATGCCTGGAAATCTAAAG GTAGTATACTTTGTCAATTCTGGGTCAGAAGCAAATGAGTTAGCAATGCTGATGGCTCGTTTATACACTGGTAATCTTGAAATGATTTCTCTGAGAAATGGATATCATGGTGGCAGTTCTAGTACTATGAGTTTGACTGCACTCAACACATGGAAGTACCCGATTCCGCAG GGTGAAATTCACCATGTTGTGAATCCAGACCCTTATCGTGGAATCTTTGGCTCGGATGCAGAAAGCTACGCGAAAGATGTGCAAGACCACATTGATTATGGAAGTTCAGGAAAAGTGGCCGGATTCATATCCGAAACAATTCAG GGCGTTGGAGGAGCAGTTGAATTAGCTCCGCGATACCTAAAATTGGTATACGAAATTGTTCGTAAGGCGGGTGGTGTCTGCATAGCGGACGAAGTTCAAACTGGATTTGGCCGCACAGGGAGTCATTATTGGGGCTTTGAAACACAGGGGGTCATCCCTGATATAGTTACCATGGCGAAG GGAATTGGTAATGGGTTGCCATTAGGAGCAGTGGTAACAACACCAGAAATAGCTAGTGTTTTAGCTCAGAAAACACAATTCAACACTTATGGTGGAAACCCCGTATGCTCAGCTGGAGGACTTGCAGTGATCAGAGTTATTGATAAAGAGAAACGTCAAGTTCATTCTGCAGATGTTGGTTCACACTTGCTTGCGCGGTTGAGATACCTTCAGCAAAGATATGAAA TAATTGGAGATGTGAGAGGCCGAGGCCTAATGGTTGGTGTAGAACTTGTGACAGACAGAAACGAGAAGACACCTGCCAAGGCAGAAACTGCTGTGTTGTTTGAGAAACTCAGAG AGCTTGGAGTTCTAGTTGGGAAAGGTGGACTTCATGGAAATGTTTTCAGGATAAAACCTCCACTGTGTTTCACCAAAGATGACGCAG ATTTTCTTGTTGATGCTTTGGACTTTTCAATGTCAAATTTGTGA
- the LOC126784220 gene encoding UPF0481 protein At3g47200-like, translating to MLWVLTFCIFKPFMLQDVWPDMRMLENQLPFFILDKLFHPLKMKLSLEVSIIDLSHHFFKILMHIDVADTTLATIDPQEVVHFVDFVRKLYPLPPWQSVRTENRWLLKNLAAPNMTQLSRAGVKFRVGSITNMFDVRFDLNHGVLEMPKLTISDQTEVTITNLIAFEQSQCKDQEYINDYFFFLNGLVKTPQDVDLLVRHRILDNKLGDSKKGCALIKNLVDGVVDYSKDSFYFTSLCNDLNSYYNMSRHQWKEYLVTHFFNSPWATKEIIAAVIFLIFTLIQTVISVLSYCHDLKSKN from the coding sequence ATGTTATGGGTTTTGACTTTTTGCATTTTCAAACCATTTATGTTACAGGATGTCTGGCCTGACATGCGGATGCTCGAAAATCAGCTGCCTTTCTTCATTCTCGACAAGCTTTTCCACCCACTCAAGATGAAACTCTCTCTGGAGGTTTCAATTATCGATCTTTCTCACCATTTCTTCAAAATCCTAATGCATATAGATGTAGCAGATACAACTTTAGCGACTATAGATCCTCAAGAAGTGGTAcattttgttgattttgttaGAAAATTATATCCACTACCACCATGGCAGTCAGTCAGAACCGAAAATCGATGGCTACTGAAAAACCTGGCAGCCCCGAACATGACACAGCTATCCCGAGCAGGGGTCAAGTTTAGGGTTGGATCAATTACAAATATGTTCGACGTCAGGTTCGACTTAAACCACGGGGTTCTGGAAATGCCAAAACTCACTATAAGTGATCAAACGGAGGTTACCATCACTAATCTCATTGCCTTCGAACAAAGCCAATGCAAAGACCAGGAGTACATAAACGACTATTTCTTCTTCCTAAACGGACTCGTGAAAACCCCTCAGGATGTGGACTTGCTAGTCCGTCATAGAATTCTGGACAATAAGCTAGGTGACAGCAAGAAGGGTTGTGCTCTGATTAAGAACCTCGTCGATGGTGTGGTGGACTACTCCAAGGACTCGTTCTATTTCACCAGTCTTTGCAATGACCTGAATAGCTACTACAATATGAGTCGGCACCAATGGAAGGAATACTTGGTCACACATTTTTTCAACTCACCTTGGGCAACTAAGGAAATCATTGCCGCAgttattttcctcatttttaCTCTCATACAGACTGTGATCTCTGTCTTGTCCTATTGTCACGACCTCAAGAGTAAAAATTAG